The Prevotella melaninogenica genome window below encodes:
- a CDS encoding outer membrane beta-barrel family protein, translated as MKINRLIVTLGMMAIAITAHGQTSTISGVLLDSLTHEGEPYATIRVYKGKKSETPVAMSVTEKDGKFSQKVTGQGSYLVSFTSMGRKEILRKVQLTATGGTINLGNLLVQDDTKQLKDVEVVAQKPLVKMETDKMTYDVQSDNDVKTNTVLDMLRKVPMVTVDGQDNITVNGQGSFKVYVDGKPNVMFSSNPSQIFKAMPASAVKSIEVVTNPGAKYDAEGVGGVLNIIMNTGDGKSKAKMNGYNGSVALTLGNNGSRTTTFFSGQQGKLTYSANVMGAKFKSNGTETEMRRTSSDGSAMSYWQKGNTKINFTMANISLGYELDSVSNIGATFGLTGYAMKNDGHPTTTFSGGAYGTGFTYGNEMTMENKNKSFNGSVDYQRFFNKERTSSLTLSYLFTTSPAENNNRRIYDALPAGVTIPLSDLYSTAKTRGTEHTVQVDFTTPLGKGQTLSTGLKFISHRNSSDSKFYDITGGTEVYNAANSVNYKNTQSILAEYAEYSATMGKFGAKAGLRYEHTWEKVHFIVGSGSDFKKNYGSLVPSASFTYNISGGVNLGLNYNMRISRPGVSYLNPYIDRSNPTVLSYGNPDLSVEKSHNVSLVFNYFTPKFMMNMTLGEAFANNQIEQYSFMNGTVLNTTYGNIVRSRWTNFSTFMNYAVTPKTRIMLNGSFDYGDIRSQQLGEYNHGWQASAFLGVQQTFPWKINWSVFMGGLTKKYLLQGHNGGFNMFTSTLSKSFIKDKLNLSFMYFVPLTGKMHIKQYSHGANFENHMNITIPAQHVALTLTWNFGNTKKQFQTHKSNISNDFQEKKNDQQMNGVGMGAGTGM; from the coding sequence ATGAAAATTAATAGATTAATCGTTACTTTGGGTATGATGGCTATTGCCATAACCGCACATGGTCAGACCTCAACTATATCGGGTGTATTACTCGATTCTTTGACCCATGAGGGCGAACCATACGCCACTATCAGAGTCTACAAAGGTAAGAAAAGCGAAACACCAGTGGCTATGTCGGTGACAGAAAAGGACGGAAAGTTCTCTCAAAAGGTAACAGGACAGGGCAGTTATCTCGTTTCTTTTACTTCAATGGGACGTAAGGAAATTCTGCGTAAGGTACAACTTACGGCAACAGGTGGTACTATCAACCTTGGAAATCTCCTTGTACAAGACGATACAAAGCAGTTGAAAGATGTCGAGGTTGTGGCACAAAAGCCGCTGGTAAAGATGGAAACCGACAAGATGACCTACGATGTTCAGAGTGATAACGATGTCAAGACAAACACCGTACTTGATATGTTGCGTAAGGTTCCGATGGTAACAGTGGATGGACAGGATAATATTACTGTCAATGGACAAGGTTCCTTCAAGGTCTATGTGGACGGAAAACCTAACGTAATGTTCTCTTCTAATCCCTCACAGATATTCAAAGCAATGCCTGCTTCGGCTGTGAAATCTATCGAAGTAGTCACAAACCCTGGTGCAAAATATGATGCAGAGGGTGTCGGTGGTGTGCTGAATATCATTATGAACACTGGTGATGGAAAGAGTAAGGCAAAGATGAACGGATATAATGGCAGTGTAGCTCTTACCTTAGGCAACAATGGTTCTCGCACCACAACCTTCTTTAGTGGACAGCAGGGAAAGCTCACCTACAGTGCCAATGTCATGGGAGCGAAATTCAAGTCAAACGGAACAGAAACCGAAATGCGCCGTACTTCGTCTGATGGGTCTGCTATGTCCTATTGGCAAAAGGGCAATACAAAAATCAATTTTACGATGGCTAACATCAGCTTAGGCTATGAACTCGATTCGGTGAGTAATATTGGTGCTACGTTCGGTTTGACTGGTTACGCGATGAAGAACGATGGTCACCCTACGACAACCTTCTCTGGTGGAGCCTATGGTACTGGCTTTACGTATGGCAACGAGATGACGATGGAGAATAAAAACAAGTCATTTAATGGAAGTGTAGACTATCAACGCTTTTTCAATAAAGAACGTACAAGCAGCCTAACACTAAGTTATCTCTTCACAACTTCCCCTGCGGAGAACAATAACCGACGTATTTATGATGCTTTGCCAGCAGGTGTGACGATTCCTTTATCCGACCTTTATTCAACAGCAAAGACACGTGGAACGGAGCATACTGTGCAGGTTGACTTTACGACTCCATTAGGAAAAGGGCAGACATTGAGTACTGGTTTGAAGTTTATCTCTCATCGCAACTCGTCTGATTCTAAGTTCTATGACATCACAGGAGGCACTGAAGTCTATAATGCTGCTAACAGTGTGAACTACAAGAACACACAGAGTATCTTGGCTGAGTATGCTGAGTACAGTGCAACTATGGGTAAATTTGGAGCAAAGGCAGGTTTACGTTATGAGCACACGTGGGAGAAGGTGCACTTTATCGTTGGTTCTGGTTCCGACTTCAAGAAGAATTATGGAAGTCTTGTTCCCTCTGCCAGCTTCACCTATAATATCTCTGGTGGTGTCAATTTAGGCTTGAATTATAACATGCGTATCAGCCGCCCGGGCGTTAGTTACCTCAACCCATACATTGATCGTTCTAACCCAACGGTCTTGAGTTATGGTAATCCAGACCTATCGGTTGAAAAGAGCCACAACGTTAGCTTAGTATTCAATTACTTTACACCGAAGTTTATGATGAACATGACACTCGGTGAAGCTTTTGCCAACAATCAAATTGAGCAGTATTCGTTTATGAACGGAACTGTATTGAATACTACCTACGGCAATATCGTACGTAGCCGTTGGACCAATTTCAGCACATTTATGAACTATGCTGTCACCCCTAAGACACGTATCATGCTCAATGGAAGCTTTGATTATGGAGATATTCGTTCCCAGCAGTTGGGCGAATACAACCACGGCTGGCAAGCAAGTGCATTCTTGGGCGTACAACAAACCTTCCCATGGAAGATAAATTGGAGTGTGTTTATGGGTGGACTGACAAAGAAATACTTATTGCAGGGACATAATGGAGGTTTTAATATGTTCACATCAACCCTCTCAAAGAGTTTTATTAAGGACAAACTCAACCTTAGTTTTATGTACTTTGTACCTTTGACTGGAAAGATGCACATCAAGCAATACAGCCATGGTGCTAATTTTGAGAACCACATGAATATCACGATACCAGCACAACACGTGGCATTAACCCTCACTTGGAACTTTGGAAACACTAAAAAGCAGTTCCAAACACACAAGAGTAATATTTCAAATGACTTCCAAGAGAAGAAGAATGACCAACAAATGAATGGTGTTGGAATGGGTGCTGGCACTGGTATGTAG
- a CDS encoding glycoside hydrolase family 97 protein, translated as MKTERFKNLFLVLCFALLPMAMMAKQEATVSSPSGNLTLTVGVDNAGRPYYSLRRGGEVILLPSALGMKLKDGSLDSDFRVVAFARATKDETWRQPWGEEVDVRNHYNELTMKLVQKKGQQRQLNIVFRIFDDGMGFRYVFPEQKQLKDFVIMDETTEFYFKGDPEAWTLPYDAGYYEGLWTKDNLSKKGKVCTPVTIEAKPDLYMMLHEANLTDYSSLNVKPVETKEGNVRLKAELVPWSNGDLVRAKAPFVSPWRMLSVENKVGGLITNRVMLNLNDPCKIKDTSWITTGKYVGVWWSYHMQTATWAPGPKHGATTENTKRYIDFAAQHGFKGVLVEGWNYGWENDWGKEGDKFNFTKAYPDYDFEGLQKYALSKGVSLIAHNETGGAAKNYENQLEEAFSLYEKMGIKAVKTGYVNNLMDDKEHQHSQYGVRHYRKVIEAAARHHIMVVNHEPAMPTGLQRTYPNLIASEGVRGQEWNAWDGNGGNPPYHLCVIPFTRQLAGPIDFTPGIFNLEGKVFPNTHPHTTLAKQLAEYVVIYTPWQMAADEIENYKDQPAFAFIEAMPSNWQKTVIPMAEIGKYIVTVRKDRDSENWFVGGMSDENARDIKLKLDFLSPGTSYKAIIYKDGPDAEYDKNPYSMTIEQQVVNNETVLNLHLAKSGGFAIQLVCLK; from the coding sequence ATGAAAACAGAACGTTTTAAAAATCTCTTTTTAGTGCTGTGCTTTGCACTCCTTCCAATGGCAATGATGGCAAAGCAGGAAGCTACGGTAAGTTCACCTTCGGGCAATCTGACGCTGACAGTGGGTGTTGATAATGCTGGACGACCTTATTATTCTTTGCGTCGTGGTGGCGAAGTAATCCTTCTCCCTTCAGCTTTGGGAATGAAACTGAAAGATGGAAGTCTTGATAGTGACTTCCGTGTTGTGGCTTTTGCAAGAGCTACAAAGGACGAAACGTGGCGCCAACCATGGGGAGAAGAAGTCGATGTGCGCAACCATTATAACGAGTTGACTATGAAGTTGGTACAGAAGAAAGGACAGCAGCGACAGCTGAATATCGTCTTCCGTATCTTTGACGATGGTATGGGCTTCCGTTATGTATTCCCAGAGCAAAAGCAGTTGAAGGACTTTGTCATCATGGATGAGACTACAGAATTCTACTTTAAGGGCGATCCAGAGGCTTGGACATTGCCTTATGATGCTGGTTACTATGAGGGACTGTGGACAAAGGACAACTTGAGTAAGAAGGGAAAGGTATGCACTCCGGTTACTATCGAGGCGAAACCAGACCTTTATATGATGCTTCATGAGGCGAATCTGACAGATTATTCTTCGCTGAACGTTAAGCCTGTAGAGACAAAAGAGGGGAATGTAAGATTGAAGGCTGAGTTGGTTCCATGGTCAAATGGCGACTTGGTACGTGCAAAAGCTCCTTTCGTCAGTCCTTGGCGTATGTTGTCAGTGGAGAATAAGGTGGGCGGTTTGATTACAAACCGTGTCATGTTGAACCTCAACGACCCTTGTAAGATTAAGGATACATCATGGATTACAACAGGAAAGTACGTCGGTGTATGGTGGTCTTACCACATGCAGACAGCAACGTGGGCTCCCGGTCCTAAGCATGGTGCCACAACCGAGAATACAAAACGCTACATTGACTTTGCTGCACAGCATGGTTTCAAGGGCGTATTGGTTGAAGGTTGGAACTATGGATGGGAAAACGACTGGGGTAAGGAAGGTGATAAATTCAACTTCACAAAGGCTTATCCTGATTATGACTTTGAGGGATTGCAGAAGTATGCACTGTCAAAGGGTGTCTCACTCATCGCTCACAACGAGACAGGTGGTGCTGCAAAGAACTATGAGAACCAGTTAGAAGAAGCCTTCTCTCTTTATGAGAAGATGGGCATTAAGGCTGTTAAGACGGGTTATGTCAATAATCTAATGGACGATAAGGAGCACCAGCACTCTCAATATGGTGTGCGTCACTATCGCAAGGTGATAGAGGCTGCAGCCCGCCACCACATTATGGTGGTTAATCATGAGCCTGCTATGCCAACCGGTTTACAGCGTACTTATCCAAACCTTATCGCCAGTGAGGGTGTAAGAGGACAAGAGTGGAATGCTTGGGACGGCAATGGTGGCAATCCTCCTTACCATCTTTGTGTAATTCCTTTCACTCGTCAATTAGCTGGACCGATAGACTTCACACCAGGTATCTTTAATCTTGAAGGTAAGGTTTTCCCTAATACGCACCCACACACAACACTTGCTAAGCAGTTGGCTGAGTATGTTGTTATTTACACGCCATGGCAGATGGCAGCCGACGAAATCGAAAACTACAAGGACCAACCAGCCTTCGCTTTCATCGAGGCGATGCCTTCTAACTGGCAAAAGACTGTGATTCCAATGGCGGAGATAGGGAAGTATATTGTTACTGTACGTAAGGATCGCGACAGTGAGAACTGGTTTGTTGGAGGTATGAGTGACGAGAATGCACGTGATATCAAGTTGAAACTCGACTTCCTTTCACCCGGAACAAGCTACAAGGCTATCATCTATAAGGATGGTCCTGATGCTGAATACGATAAGAATCCTTACTCTATGACGATCGAACAGCAGGTGGTTAACAACGAAACTGTACTCAACTTGCACTTGGCTAAGAGTGGTGGCTTTGCTATCCAGTTGGTTTGTTTGAAGTAA